GCCGCGTATTTATCGAGGCTTTGAGAAATATCCAACCGGGCGTTGAATTAACTTATGATTACGCCTACATCCGGACTGGGCGGTACAAAAAAGAATGGGATACACTCTATGCCTGCTCATGCGGCTCGGCGAATTGCCGCGGGACAATTATGTGGCGTCCGAAGAAGAAGAAAAAAAAGAAAGCCAAAACAAAAGCCAAAGCCGTGTAAATTCGCTGCTCAACTGAATCGATTATTTTCGGTATTCCCAAAGATACAAATCATTTCCGTCAGGATCACCTAAAAATGCAAGCCGAACGCCTCCATCCTCAACGATTGGCCCGCTGAAGACAACTCCGCGCGATTTAAGAATTTCAACGACCGTATCTAAGGGTTCAGTGGGTGTCAGACCGACCGAGATCGAGCCGAGTGTACCTGGTTTTGGTGTGTGTGCTTTGGCCGGATGAAGCCCAAGCGACAGGCCGCTGCCGGCGTCAATCTGCGCCCACTCATCGCCAGAACGATACTGCAATTTAAAGCCGAGAACATCGGTATAAAACTTGACCGCATTATCCATATTCGAGACAAGGATTGTCGCATTGCCTCCGCTAATCATGCTTTTTCCTTTCCCGCTTCCGCTTTCATGATTTTCTCGACTCGCGCAGTGTGCCGTCCGCCTTCGAATTTCGTCTCAATAAAAGTCTTTACTATCTCTTCAAGCTCTTCTTCGGGGGTGTATTTACCGGCGAGTGAGAGGACATTGGCGTCGTTATGTAGTCTTGTGTAATAGGCCATCTCGGTGTTGAGGGCCATTCCAGAGCGGACGCCTTTCACTTTGTTGGCGGTGATATTCATTCCATTGCCGGTCCAACAGACCGTGATTCCAAAATCGGATTTGTGATCTGCGACGGCATGTGCCACTTGGAGGCCGTAATCGGGGAAATCAACTGAGTCTTCGCTGTCTGTTCCAAAATCGAGAACTGAGTGACCGAGACGCAGAAGAATCTTTTTAATCTCTCCTTTGAACCGAAATCCCTTATGATCAGCACCCAATGCGATCTTCACGTTTTATCCTACAGCTTAAACCGTGACAGCTTTTTTTGCGACAGGTATCATGGTCAACCAGCCATGACGGTCTTCGGCGCGGCCTTCGATTATGTTAAAGAAATTCTTCTGCAACTGTCTGGTGATTGGGCCGCATGCGCCATTGCCGATACTGATACCATCTATTTTAGAGATCGGTGTGATTTCAGCCGCTGAGCCGGTAAAGAAAACTTCATCGGCCAGGTATAACGCCTCGCGGGGCATATTCTGTTCTATAACTTCGACGCCTATATCAGAAGCGAGTTCCATCACACATTTGCGGGTGATACCCGGCAGTATGGATGCGGAAAATGTTGGAGTGACCAGTTTACCGTCACGAACGATAAATATATTTTCGCCTGACCCTTCGGAAACATTTCCGTAGACATCGAGGGCGATAGCTTCGACATATCCATGACGTCGGGCTTCAAGCTTCATCAACTGGCTGTTCATGTAATTTGCGCCGGATTTGGCCATAGCGGGAAGCGTGTTCGGCGCCATGCGATTCCAAGATGAGACGCAAACCGATACTCCATTTTCAAGCGCTTCGGGGCCGAGGTATTTCCCCCAGTTCCAGGTCGCTATTGACACTTCAATTGGCGCGCCCACTGGGTCTACGCCGACTTTGCCATACCCACGGTAGACAACCGGACGGACGTAGCATTCATCCATTCGGTTCATTCCCACAAGCTCAAGAATGGTGGCATTGATTTCTTCTTGTGAGAAGGGGATGTCCATGTAATAAATCTTGGCTGAATTAAAAAGCCGCTGGGTGTGGTCTTTGAGACGAAATGCGGCGGAACCGCCAGCTGTCTTATAGACGCGCATTCCTTCAAAGACAGAAGAGCCGTAGTGTATAACATGAGAGAGAACGTGAACTTTTGCATCTTCCCATTTGACGAATTTTCCACTCATCCAAATGTATTCAGTCGGTGTTAGCGGCATAGCGCCCTCACTTATAGAGTTTTTTCAATTCCAGTAAAATATAACATACACAATCCGCCAAACTTATTCAATGAAATTCCAGAAAATGATTGCTCGGGGTTTGAAAGGCATCATCAGAATATTATTCTGCCTTCCTGCCTCTTTGCCA
The Candidatus Zixiibacteriota bacterium genome window above contains:
- a CDS encoding branched-chain amino acid transaminase translates to MPLTPTEYIWMSGKFVKWEDAKVHVLSHVIHYGSSVFEGMRVYKTAGGSAAFRLKDHTQRLFNSAKIYYMDIPFSQEEINATILELVGMNRMDECYVRPVVYRGYGKVGVDPVGAPIEVSIATWNWGKYLGPEALENGVSVCVSSWNRMAPNTLPAMAKSGANYMNSQLMKLEARRHGYVEAIALDVYGNVSEGSGENIFIVRDGKLVTPTFSASILPGITRKCVMELASDIGVEVIEQNMPREALYLADEVFFTGSAAEITPISKIDGISIGNGACGPITRQLQKNFFNIIEGRAEDRHGWLTMIPVAKKAVTV
- a CDS encoding VOC family protein is translated as MISGGNATILVSNMDNAVKFYTDVLGFKLQYRSGDEWAQIDAGSGLSLGLHPAKAHTPKPGTLGSISVGLTPTEPLDTVVEILKSRGVVFSGPIVEDGGVRLAFLGDPDGNDLYLWEYRK
- the rpiB gene encoding ribose 5-phosphate isomerase B, with translation MKIALGADHKGFRFKGEIKKILLRLGHSVLDFGTDSEDSVDFPDYGLQVAHAVADHKSDFGITVCWTGNGMNITANKVKGVRSGMALNTEMAYYTRLHNDANVLSLAGKYTPEEELEEIVKTFIETKFEGGRHTARVEKIMKAEAGKEKA